From a single Spongiibacter taiwanensis genomic region:
- a CDS encoding NADH:ubiquinone reductase (Na(+)-transporting) subunit B, producing MGLRKVLDDLEPHFEKGGRYEKWYALYEAVDTIFYSPGSVTKSTAHVRDGVDLKRIMITVWFCAFPAMFYGMWNIGFQANTIMAESGLAAGEGWRHAMIALFAGYDPSSIWDNFWHGFWYFIPVYAVTFIVGGFWEVLFAMKRGHEVNEGFFVTSILFALICPPSIPLWQVALGISFGVVVGKEVFGGTGKNFLNPALTGRAFLYFAYPAQMSGDAVWTAVDGYTGATALSVAASDGMAALEAKMSWMDAFLGNIHGSMGETSTLAILIGGAVLLWTGIASWRIVLGVFGGMVATSLLFNSIESTNPIMAMPWNWHLVVGGFAFGMIFMATDPVSSSMTNKGKFIFGALIGVMTVLIRVVNPAFPEGIMLAILFANLFAPLIDHFVVQANIKRRLARG from the coding sequence ATGGGACTGAGAAAAGTTTTAGATGACCTGGAGCCGCATTTCGAGAAAGGCGGCCGTTACGAAAAATGGTATGCCCTCTATGAGGCGGTCGATACTATTTTCTATTCACCCGGTTCAGTCACCAAATCCACCGCCCATGTGCGCGATGGGGTTGATCTGAAGCGGATCATGATCACGGTTTGGTTTTGTGCCTTCCCGGCGATGTTCTATGGCATGTGGAATATTGGCTTCCAGGCCAACACGATCATGGCCGAGAGTGGTCTGGCGGCTGGCGAAGGCTGGCGTCATGCGATGATCGCGCTGTTTGCCGGTTACGATCCCAGCAGCATCTGGGACAACTTCTGGCACGGTTTCTGGTATTTCATCCCGGTTTACGCTGTCACCTTTATCGTCGGCGGTTTCTGGGAAGTTCTGTTCGCCATGAAGCGCGGCCACGAGGTTAACGAAGGCTTCTTTGTTACCTCGATTCTGTTCGCCCTGATCTGCCCGCCCAGCATCCCGCTGTGGCAGGTGGCACTGGGTATCAGCTTCGGTGTCGTTGTCGGCAAAGAAGTGTTCGGCGGCACGGGTAAGAACTTCCTCAACCCCGCACTGACCGGCCGTGCCTTCCTTTACTTTGCCTACCCGGCGCAAATGTCGGGCGATGCGGTATGGACCGCGGTTGACGGTTACACCGGTGCCACTGCGCTGTCGGTTGCCGCCAGTGACGGTATGGCCGCGCTGGAAGCCAAAATGTCGTGGATGGACGCGTTCCTGGGTAACATCCACGGTTCGATGGGGGAAACCTCAACTCTGGCCATCCTGATTGGTGGTGCGGTACTGCTGTGGACGGGTATCGCGTCCTGGCGCATCGTCTTGGGGGTGTTCGGCGGTATGGTGGCGACCAGCTTACTGTTCAACTCCATCGAAAGCACCAACCCCATCATGGCAATGCCCTGGAATTGGCACTTGGTGGTGGGCGGTTTTGCCTTCGGTATGATCTTTATGGCCACCGACCCGGTGTCCTCATCCATGACCAATAAAGGCAAGTTCATTTTCGGCGCACTGATCGGCGTGATGACCGTACTGATCCGGGTGGTCAACCCGGCCTTCCCCGAGGGCATTATGCTGGCAATTCTGTTTGCCAACTTGTTTGCTCCTCTGATCGACCATTTTGTTGTGCAGGCGAATATCAAGCGGAGGTTGGCACGTGGCTAG
- a CDS encoding Na(+)-translocating NADH-quinone reductase subunit A, translating into MTTINRGLNLPITGAPEQRIEAGPKVRSVAVIGFDYVGMKPTMSVKVGDRVKTGQLLFTDKKTEGVQYTAPATGVISAINRGEKRVLQSVVIDVEEDEFESFSAYKPSELSSLSAEKVKENLVSSGLWTAFRTRPFSKVPAPATEPTAIFVTAIDTHPLAADPAVVIADAKEDFTNGLEVIGRLTSGKVYLCVAPDADIPSLDNDQLHVSTFGGVHPAGLPGTHIHMLEGASLKRVMWHVGYQDVIAIGRLFTTGKLNAERVVALGGPQVDQPRLLRSRLGANLEELVAGQVKPGDNRLVSGSVLGGRTARGAVCYLGRYHNQVSVLAEGKEREFMGWLSPGAKKHSSLRIYLSQFLSPKVAYTTNTNGSERAMVPVGAYEKVMPLDILPTQLLRSLIVGDTQMAQQLGCLELDEEDLALCTYVCPGKYEYGPILRDNLTRIEKEG; encoded by the coding sequence ATGACTACTATTAACAGGGGGCTAAACCTGCCTATTACCGGTGCGCCTGAACAGCGCATCGAGGCCGGGCCCAAAGTGCGATCTGTCGCCGTTATCGGCTTCGATTATGTGGGGATGAAACCGACTATGTCGGTGAAAGTGGGGGACCGGGTGAAAACCGGTCAACTGCTTTTTACCGATAAGAAAACCGAGGGTGTGCAATACACCGCGCCGGCGACCGGTGTTATCTCTGCAATCAATCGCGGTGAGAAGCGGGTGCTTCAATCGGTCGTGATTGATGTTGAAGAGGATGAATTTGAGAGCTTTTCGGCTTATAAGCCAAGCGAGCTTTCTTCTCTAAGCGCTGAGAAAGTAAAAGAAAACTTAGTTAGCTCCGGTTTGTGGACAGCGTTCCGCACGCGCCCTTTTAGCAAGGTGCCGGCACCGGCAACCGAGCCTACGGCGATTTTTGTCACGGCGATCGACACTCACCCACTGGCTGCTGATCCGGCGGTGGTGATTGCCGATGCCAAAGAGGATTTCACCAATGGCCTTGAGGTTATCGGACGTCTGACTTCCGGCAAGGTTTACCTCTGCGTTGCGCCCGATGCCGATATCCCCAGCCTGGATAACGACCAGCTTCATGTGAGCACCTTTGGCGGTGTTCATCCCGCAGGCTTGCCCGGCACCCATATTCATATGCTCGAAGGCGCCAGCCTGAAGCGGGTGATGTGGCACGTGGGTTATCAGGACGTGATCGCCATTGGCCGCCTGTTCACCACTGGTAAGCTGAACGCAGAGCGCGTTGTTGCCTTGGGCGGCCCTCAGGTCGACCAGCCTCGCTTGTTGCGTAGCCGCTTGGGCGCCAACCTGGAGGAGCTGGTTGCTGGCCAGGTGAAACCGGGGGATAACCGTCTCGTTTCGGGTTCGGTGCTAGGTGGTCGCACCGCCCGCGGCGCCGTTTGCTATCTGGGACGCTACCACAATCAGGTTAGCGTGCTGGCAGAGGGCAAAGAGCGCGAATTTATGGGCTGGCTGTCGCCGGGTGCCAAAAAGCATTCATCGCTGCGTATCTACTTGAGCCAGTTTCTCTCGCCCAAGGTGGCGTACACCACGAACACCAACGGCAGTGAGCGAGCCATGGTACCCGTGGGCGCGTACGAGAAAGTAATGCCGCTGGATATTTTGCCAACCCAGTTGCTGCGTTCATTGATTGTGGGTGATACCCAGATGGCCCAACAACTGGGCTGCCTGGAGCTGGATGAAGAAGATCTGGCCCTGTGTACCTACGTCTGTCCAGGCAAATACGAGTACGGTCCCATTTTGCGGGACAACCTGACTCGTATTGAGAAAGAGGGTTAA
- a CDS encoding glyceraldehyde-3-phosphate dehydrogenase, whose protein sequence is MIPLIGKLYRTNNVKTYIYGKNLVNLSVLDIMQAHRFVRQVEQNELSEFETFPVIRALASLDLGTAHIDAGRIAVNFEEQGKPAGKSVDEFVKEQVAGLIGGSTEPVRPPRDVVLYGFGRIGRLMARLLIEKAGGGENLRLRAVVVRPGGAENDLVKRASLLRRDSVHGPFEGTIRVDEERQSFVANGVEVKVIYAASPEEVDYTQYGINDAIVVDNTGKWRDADGLSVHLRCPGVSKVILTAPGKGDMKNIVHGINSDIIEDSDTIISAASCTTNAIAPPLKVLDDHFGIESGHVETVHSYTNDQNLIDNYHKGDRRGRSAPLNMVISETGAAKAVGKVLPQLLGKLSGNAIRVPTPNVSLAILKLNLKTATTKDELNEYMRKVALHSPLRKQIDYSNSPEVVSSDFVGSRHACVFDSEATIVNGTSAVLYCWYDNEFGYSCQVHRVLEQMAGVNYAVYPKE, encoded by the coding sequence ATGATTCCCCTGATTGGTAAACTCTACCGGACCAATAACGTAAAAACCTACATCTATGGAAAGAACCTGGTAAACCTTTCAGTTCTGGACATCATGCAAGCGCACCGCTTTGTGCGCCAGGTTGAGCAAAACGAGCTCTCCGAGTTTGAAACCTTCCCCGTCATTCGCGCACTTGCTTCTCTGGATCTGGGCACCGCCCACATTGATGCTGGCCGTATTGCGGTTAACTTTGAAGAGCAGGGCAAACCCGCTGGTAAATCGGTTGACGAGTTCGTTAAAGAGCAGGTCGCGGGCCTGATCGGCGGCTCGACTGAACCGGTTCGTCCACCCCGTGATGTCGTGCTCTACGGCTTCGGCCGTATCGGTCGTCTGATGGCACGACTGCTGATTGAGAAAGCCGGTGGTGGCGAAAACCTGCGTCTGCGAGCCGTTGTTGTTCGCCCAGGCGGCGCTGAGAACGACCTGGTGAAGCGCGCCAGCCTGCTGCGTCGTGACTCTGTCCACGGTCCCTTTGAGGGCACCATCCGGGTAGACGAAGAGCGCCAGTCCTTCGTTGCCAATGGCGTGGAGGTTAAGGTGATCTATGCGGCTTCTCCCGAAGAGGTCGATTACACCCAGTACGGTATCAACGATGCGATCGTGGTGGATAACACGGGCAAATGGCGCGACGCCGACGGTCTGTCAGTCCACTTGCGTTGCCCCGGGGTGTCCAAGGTGATTCTGACTGCGCCCGGCAAAGGCGATATGAAAAATATCGTTCACGGTATCAACAGCGACATTATCGAAGACAGCGATACCATTATCTCTGCCGCGAGCTGCACGACCAACGCCATCGCGCCACCACTGAAAGTGCTGGATGATCATTTTGGAATTGAAAGCGGTCACGTTGAGACCGTGCATTCCTACACCAATGACCAGAACCTGATCGATAACTATCATAAGGGCGATCGCCGCGGTCGCAGCGCGCCATTGAACATGGTTATTTCTGAAACCGGCGCGGCGAAGGCAGTGGGTAAAGTATTGCCCCAGTTGCTTGGTAAGTTGAGCGGCAATGCTATTCGGGTGCCAACGCCTAACGTTTCTCTGGCGATTCTGAAGCTGAACCTGAAGACCGCCACGACCAAAGACGAGTTGAATGAGTACATGCGCAAAGTGGCACTCCATTCGCCGTTGCGTAAGCAGATCGATTACTCCAACTCGCCTGAAGTCGTGTCCAGTGACTTTGTCGGTTCGCGTCATGCCTGTGTGTTTGATAGTGAAGCGACCATTGTGAACGGCACGTCTGCCGTTCTGTACTGCTGGTACGACAACGAGTTTGGTTACAGCTGCCAAGTACACCGCGTACTGGAGCAAATGGCTGGGGTGAACTACGCCGTTTATCCGAAGGAATAA
- the mfd gene encoding transcription-repair coupling factor codes for MPRFSPDRIQRPVITLPATPTPWQDNQRWGHLPSAARGLIIASLCEDTDSPLLVVCRNSASAYQLEQALAFFTTSNVQLLPDWETLPYDNFSPHEDIISDRLKTLSRLPAWKRGVLIVPITTLMQRLAPPTYVAQHSLQLKVGATLDLGELRLQLERSGYRNATTVYQHGEYALRGAILDIFPMGSGQPLRIELLDDEIDSIREFDPETQRGTARVDEVDLLPAKEFPLDETGIALFRRQWHERFDVDHRKCNLYQDVSDGIAPAGVEYYLSLFFEQTSTLFDYLPEGVKLITEAGVEDAAQHYWQDINQRFEQRQGDLQRPVLPPSSIFQPVPELFANLKPYPRITLCANSQATESGGFDFPFEDGPALAVDAKSDDPIAPLKAYASTRRLLLCAESAGRREALRDLLRRQKMDVAEFSSWKDFKASQHPLGITVAPLEGGFSCDQAPRFALVSESQLFGRRVSQDRRRKKPAANPDLVVRNLAELRPGAPVVHADHGVGRYLGLQTLDVDREANEFLTLEYAEGAKLYVPVSNLHLISRYSGSDEDHAPLHRLGSDQWSRAKRKAAEKIRDVAAELLDIYAKRGARQGRSFTLDETDYQLFAEAFPFEETPDQKTAIEAVITDMKATQPMDRLVCGDVGFGKTEVAVRAAFVAVQNNSQVVVLVPTTLLAQQHFESFRDRFADLPVTVEVLSRFRSASEQKSVLEGLADGKVDILIGTHKLLSSEIKYRELGLVIIDEEHRFGVRQKEALKNLRAEVDILTLTATPIPRTLNMSMSGIRDLSIIATPPARRLSVKTFVRERDDALVKEAILREILRGGQVYYLHNEVKTINKVARDLQEMLPELRIGIGHGQMRERDLEQVMSDFYHRRHNVLLCSTIIETGIDVPNANTIIIDRADKFGLAQLHQLRGRVGRSHHQAYAYLLTPPTKQLTVDAQKRLQAISEADDLGAGFTLATHDMEIRGAGELLGEEQSGQIHSIGFTLYMDMLDRAVNAIKSGRTVDLENSSEDNVDINLRLPALIPDDYLPDVQSRLMIYKRIASAKTTDELRELQVEMIDRFGLLPDQTKNLFRVSELRQRGAALGISKMEFSAGGGRVEFSERTQVDPLKLVKLVQASPTEYQFDGATALKCKADLESPAQRFEYIEDLLDKLEP; via the coding sequence ATGCCTCGTTTTTCACCTGACAGAATTCAGCGACCTGTGATTACACTGCCCGCCACGCCGACACCTTGGCAAGATAACCAGCGCTGGGGCCACCTGCCCAGCGCCGCCCGGGGCCTGATCATTGCCAGCCTCTGCGAAGACACCGACTCGCCACTGTTGGTGGTGTGCCGAAACTCGGCATCGGCCTACCAGCTTGAGCAGGCGTTGGCCTTTTTCACTACCTCGAACGTGCAGTTATTACCCGACTGGGAAACCCTGCCCTACGATAACTTCTCGCCGCACGAAGACATCATCTCCGATCGGCTCAAAACCTTGAGCCGGCTGCCCGCCTGGAAGCGGGGGGTGTTGATCGTTCCAATCACCACGCTGATGCAGCGTTTGGCGCCGCCCACCTACGTCGCCCAGCACAGCCTGCAGCTTAAGGTCGGCGCGACCCTGGACCTCGGCGAGCTGCGCCTGCAGCTTGAGCGCAGCGGCTACCGCAACGCCACCACCGTGTATCAGCACGGTGAATACGCCCTGCGGGGAGCCATCCTCGATATCTTTCCAATGGGCTCTGGCCAGCCGCTGCGCATCGAGTTGCTGGACGACGAAATCGACAGCATTCGCGAGTTTGATCCGGAGACCCAACGGGGCACGGCGCGGGTCGACGAGGTCGATCTGCTGCCGGCCAAAGAATTTCCCCTCGACGAGACTGGCATCGCTCTGTTTCGCCGCCAATGGCATGAGCGCTTCGACGTCGACCACCGTAAATGCAACCTGTATCAGGACGTCAGCGATGGCATCGCCCCGGCAGGTGTGGAGTACTACCTGAGCCTGTTTTTTGAACAGACCTCAACGCTCTTCGATTACCTGCCTGAAGGGGTAAAACTGATCACCGAAGCCGGCGTTGAAGACGCCGCCCAACACTATTGGCAGGACATCAACCAGCGCTTCGAACAACGCCAGGGCGACCTGCAAAGGCCGGTACTGCCGCCATCAAGCATCTTTCAGCCGGTGCCCGAGCTGTTTGCCAACCTGAAGCCCTATCCCAGAATCACCCTCTGTGCCAACAGCCAGGCCACAGAGAGTGGCGGCTTTGACTTCCCCTTTGAAGACGGTCCCGCCCTTGCGGTGGACGCAAAATCAGACGACCCCATCGCGCCGCTCAAAGCCTATGCCAGCACTCGCCGCCTACTGCTGTGCGCCGAGTCAGCTGGCCGCCGGGAAGCCCTGCGAGATCTGCTGCGCCGCCAGAAAATGGATGTTGCCGAGTTTTCATCCTGGAAGGACTTCAAAGCCAGCCAGCACCCCTTGGGGATCACCGTGGCCCCCCTCGAAGGGGGATTCAGCTGCGACCAAGCCCCCCGCTTTGCACTGGTATCTGAATCCCAACTGTTCGGCCGACGAGTATCCCAAGACCGGCGCCGCAAAAAGCCCGCCGCCAATCCCGATCTGGTGGTGCGCAATCTGGCCGAGCTGCGCCCCGGTGCACCCGTCGTGCATGCCGACCACGGGGTCGGCCGCTATCTCGGCCTGCAAACCTTGGATGTTGATCGCGAGGCCAACGAATTCCTGACCTTGGAGTACGCCGAGGGGGCTAAACTTTACGTGCCGGTGAGCAACCTGCACCTGATCAGCCGCTACAGCGGCAGCGACGAAGATCACGCGCCTCTCCATCGCCTGGGTTCCGACCAGTGGAGCCGCGCCAAACGCAAAGCCGCCGAGAAAATTCGCGACGTGGCAGCCGAGCTACTCGATATCTATGCCAAACGCGGCGCCCGTCAGGGACGCTCCTTCACCCTGGACGAGACCGACTACCAGCTGTTTGCCGAAGCCTTCCCCTTTGAAGAGACCCCGGATCAGAAAACAGCCATTGAGGCAGTCATCACCGACATGAAGGCCACCCAACCCATGGACAGACTTGTCTGTGGGGATGTGGGCTTTGGCAAAACCGAGGTGGCCGTGCGGGCCGCCTTTGTGGCAGTACAGAACAACAGTCAGGTGGTGGTTCTGGTGCCCACCACCCTGCTCGCCCAACAGCATTTTGAATCCTTTCGCGACCGCTTTGCCGATCTGCCAGTCACCGTCGAGGTACTGTCCCGCTTTCGCAGTGCCAGCGAGCAAAAAAGCGTGCTTGAGGGTCTGGCCGACGGCAAGGTCGATATTTTGATTGGCACCCACAAGCTGCTCAGCAGCGAAATTAAATACCGGGAGCTGGGGCTGGTGATTATCGATGAGGAGCACCGCTTTGGCGTTCGCCAAAAGGAAGCGCTAAAGAACCTGAGAGCCGAGGTAGATATTCTCACCCTCACCGCCACGCCGATTCCCCGCACCCTGAATATGTCCATGTCGGGGATTCGGGATCTGTCCATCATAGCCACCCCACCGGCCCGGCGACTGTCGGTAAAGACCTTTGTTCGCGAGCGAGATGACGCCCTGGTCAAAGAGGCCATCCTTCGGGAAATTCTGCGGGGCGGTCAGGTGTACTACCTCCACAACGAAGTCAAAACCATCAACAAGGTTGCCCGGGATCTCCAAGAGATGCTCCCCGAGCTGCGCATTGGCATTGGCCATGGGCAGATGCGCGAGCGCGACCTGGAACAGGTGATGAGCGATTTTTATCACCGCCGCCACAACGTGCTGCTGTGTTCGACCATCATAGAAACCGGCATCGACGTACCCAACGCCAACACCATCATCATTGACCGGGCCGATAAGTTCGGCCTGGCCCAGTTGCACCAGCTTCGCGGACGAGTCGGCCGCTCCCACCATCAGGCCTACGCCTATCTGCTCACCCCGCCCACGAAACAGCTCACCGTGGATGCACAAAAGCGACTTCAGGCCATCAGCGAAGCTGACGACCTCGGTGCCGGTTTTACCCTGGCTACCCACGACATGGAAATTCGGGGCGCTGGGGAGTTGTTGGGCGAGGAACAAAGCGGCCAGATCCACTCGATCGGTTTCACTCTGTATATGGATATGCTCGACCGGGCGGTAAATGCCATTAAGTCCGGACGTACCGTCGATTTGGAGAACAGCAGCGAAGACAATGTGGATATCAACCTGCGCCTGCCCGCGCTCATCCCAGATGATTACCTGCCCGACGTGCAGAGCCGCCTGATGATCTACAAACGCATTGCCAGCGCTAAAACGACCGATGAGTTGCGCGAGCTGCAAGTAGAGATGATTGATCGCTTCGGCCTGCTCCCAGACCAAACCAAGAACCTGTTCCGGGTATCGGAGCTGCGCCAGCGCGGCGCCGCGCTGGGCATTAGCAAAATGGAATTTTCGGCCGGGGGTGGCCGGGTGGAGTTCAGTGAGCGAACCCAGGTCGATCCGCTGAAGCTGGTGAAGCTGGTGCAGGCCTCTCCCACGGAATATCAATTCGACGGCGCCACTGCATTAAAATGCAAAGCCGACTTGGAAAGTCCAGCGCAACGTTTTGAATATATAGAAGATTTGCTGGACAAGCTGGAACCCTAA
- a CDS encoding CsiV family protein, with protein MSTLRLKITLGLLLILVLPVTVSAKEREFQIDLLVYANNDPSAAFSENWPDNLRLRYPSNWRALPPVGSTDREITRVATVAPEFAKTLKSMSLSSRYRKLIQASWRQTLTKRSRAPAIVIQGGDPSGEHFELEGYIKVAVERYLYISTDLWFTRFGGNGGNYYLPMPPYKPGANEPVEPDFDSLFAADDLDIEQGPDTADSGTASPAPVANATPINRIVVMNQERRLRSGELHFLDHPLFGVLVMISNADDLPPVEAAPQEPTP; from the coding sequence ATGAGCACACTGCGATTGAAAATAACGCTGGGACTGCTGCTGATACTGGTGCTGCCGGTTACCGTCAGCGCCAAAGAGAGAGAATTCCAGATTGACTTGTTGGTGTACGCCAACAATGACCCCAGTGCGGCATTTTCAGAAAACTGGCCCGACAACCTCCGCCTGCGCTATCCCAGCAACTGGCGGGCGCTCCCGCCGGTGGGCAGCACGGACCGAGAAATCACCCGCGTCGCCACGGTTGCGCCCGAGTTCGCCAAAACCCTCAAGTCGATGAGCCTGTCATCCCGATATCGCAAGCTGATTCAGGCGAGCTGGCGACAAACCTTGACCAAGCGCAGCCGGGCACCTGCCATTGTTATTCAGGGCGGCGACCCCAGTGGCGAGCATTTCGAGCTAGAGGGCTATATCAAAGTCGCCGTAGAGCGCTACCTCTACATCAGCACCGACTTGTGGTTTACCCGCTTTGGCGGCAACGGTGGCAATTATTATCTCCCCATGCCGCCTTACAAGCCCGGCGCCAATGAGCCGGTCGAACCCGACTTTGACAGTTTATTTGCGGCCGATGATCTCGACATTGAGCAAGGACCAGATACAGCGGATTCCGGCACTGCCAGCCCGGCGCCAGTGGCCAACGCCACGCCGATTAATCGCATCGTGGTCATGAATCAGGAACGCCGTCTGCGCAGTGGCGAATTGCACTTCCTCGATCATCCCTTGTTTGGTGTGCTGGTAATGATCAGCAACGCCGACGATTTGCCGCCTGTTGAAGCCGCGCCTCAGGAGCCCACACCGTAG
- a CDS encoding S-methyl-5'-thioinosine phosphorylase: MAHKVAVIGGTGLCDWPGVQPGKVRRINTVYGAPSADLQSLQFDDLEFLFLPRHGGKHSIPPHKINYRANLSALHSVGVTQILAVNAVGGIGSRFGSGVIAIPDQLNDYTWGREHTFFDGEDGAVEHIDFSYPYSESLRQQLISAAQTLAMPIVPEGCYAATQGPRLETAAEIRRLARDGNDLVGMTGMPEAALARELEMDYASVCLVVNPAAGETEALITMDDIRRVLDTGMAQVKQLLAASLRRLQV; this comes from the coding sequence ATGGCGCATAAAGTGGCGGTGATAGGTGGAACCGGATTGTGCGATTGGCCCGGGGTACAGCCCGGTAAAGTTCGCCGGATCAATACCGTGTATGGGGCGCCCAGCGCCGATTTGCAGTCACTGCAGTTTGATGACCTGGAGTTTTTGTTTTTGCCCCGTCATGGCGGCAAGCACTCGATTCCGCCGCACAAAATTAACTACCGGGCCAATTTGTCGGCGCTGCACTCTGTTGGCGTTACCCAGATTCTCGCAGTGAACGCAGTGGGCGGCATTGGCAGCCGCTTTGGCTCGGGGGTGATCGCTATTCCCGATCAGCTCAATGATTACACCTGGGGTCGGGAGCACACCTTCTTTGACGGCGAAGATGGCGCGGTTGAGCATATTGATTTTAGCTACCCTTACAGTGAATCGCTGCGTCAGCAGCTGATCAGTGCGGCCCAAACACTGGCGATGCCCATTGTCCCCGAGGGATGTTATGCGGCAACCCAGGGGCCACGACTAGAAACCGCAGCGGAGATACGGCGCCTGGCGCGTGATGGTAATGATCTGGTTGGAATGACCGGTATGCCCGAGGCGGCATTGGCGCGGGAGCTGGAGATGGACTACGCCTCGGTATGCCTGGTGGTGAATCCCGCTGCGGGAGAGACTGAGGCATTAATCACCATGGATGACATCCGCCGCGTGCTGGATACCGGCATGGCGCAGGTAAAGCAATTGCTGGCGGCGAGTCTGCGGCGTTTGCAAGTGTAA
- a CDS encoding mechanosensitive ion channel family protein: MLQQWWAEYQPEQYPWMGEVIIAVLVVLSANLLLSAFLRRLAVRFARTHNLWDDSLLEASRRPLILMLWAVGASYVLEVVGNSTDAEIFPLLSSARAMGVVLILAWFLVSLVRQVERRLLSDEYRNADEPVDQTTVMALGKLVRSTVIIVASLMVLQNLGYSISGVLAFGGIGGIAVGFAAKDLLSNFFGGLMIYLDRPFSVGEWIRSPDKDIEGTVENIGWRLTRIRTFDSRPLYVPNATFAQIAVENPSRMLNRRIYETIGVRYQDADLMPEIIRRVKAMLEDHPDIDLGRTLIVNFNKYNASSLDFFIYTFTKTRDWVEYHAVKQDVLLQVMAIIHELGADVAYPTTTLKIDPIAFANQSESAIEGRQTHGA; this comes from the coding sequence ATGTTGCAGCAGTGGTGGGCCGAATATCAGCCAGAACAGTATCCCTGGATGGGCGAGGTCATTATCGCGGTGCTGGTCGTGTTGAGCGCCAATCTGCTGTTGAGCGCTTTTTTGCGACGCCTGGCGGTGCGATTTGCCCGAACCCACAACCTGTGGGACGACTCCTTGCTGGAAGCCAGCCGCCGGCCTTTGATCCTCATGCTCTGGGCGGTGGGCGCGAGCTACGTGTTGGAGGTGGTGGGCAATTCCACCGATGCTGAAATTTTCCCGCTGCTGTCCTCGGCTCGTGCAATGGGGGTGGTCCTGATTCTGGCCTGGTTCCTGGTGTCGCTGGTGCGTCAGGTCGAGCGGCGCCTGCTGTCGGACGAATACCGCAACGCCGATGAGCCGGTCGATCAAACCACGGTGATGGCGCTGGGCAAGCTGGTGCGCAGCACGGTGATCATCGTGGCCAGCCTCATGGTGCTGCAAAACCTCGGGTACAGCATTTCCGGTGTGCTGGCTTTTGGCGGGATTGGGGGCATTGCCGTGGGCTTTGCGGCGAAAGACCTGCTGTCGAACTTCTTTGGCGGCTTGATGATTTATCTGGATCGACCCTTTTCGGTCGGTGAGTGGATTCGCTCGCCGGACAAAGATATTGAAGGGACGGTGGAGAATATCGGCTGGCGGCTGACCCGCATTCGCACTTTTGACTCACGGCCGCTCTATGTACCCAACGCGACCTTTGCCCAAATTGCGGTGGAAAATCCCTCCCGGATGCTCAATCGGCGGATTTACGAAACCATTGGTGTTCGCTACCAGGATGCCGACCTGATGCCGGAAATTATTCGCCGGGTGAAGGCAATGTTGGAGGACCACCCCGATATCGACCTGGGCCGCACCCTGATAGTCAACTTCAACAAGTACAATGCCTCCTCCCTCGATTTTTTCATTTATACCTTTACCAAGACCCGGGATTGGGTGGAGTATCACGCCGTTAAGCAGGATGTGTTGCTCCAGGTGATGGCCATTATTCATGAACTGGGTGCCGATGTGGCTTACCCGACCACCACGTTGAAAATCGATCCCATCGCATTCGCAAATCAATCTGAATCAGCAATTGAAGGCAGGCAAACTCATGGCGCATAA
- a CDS encoding DUF6763 family protein produces MAAVRPQVGRWYKELEMGQVFEVVAIDDMGTVDAQLIDGELCEYDSESWRQLTLEAIEEPEDWRNAFELSDDDFRDWDDTIVPETWTSPLNEIESDVINGILDDY; encoded by the coding sequence ATGGCCGCTGTAAGACCACAGGTAGGACGCTGGTACAAAGAACTTGAGATGGGACAGGTATTTGAGGTGGTTGCCATCGACGATATGGGCACAGTCGATGCTCAGCTCATTGATGGCGAGCTGTGCGAATACGACAGCGAGAGCTGGCGTCAGCTGACACTGGAAGCCATTGAAGAACCGGAAGATTGGCGCAACGCCTTTGAGTTGAGCGACGACGACTTCCGCGATTGGGACGACACCATTGTTCCAGAAACGTGGACCAGCCCGCTCAATGAAATCGAGTCCGACGTCATTAACGGGATTCTCGACGATTACTGA